One Osmerus mordax isolate fOsmMor3 chromosome 16, fOsmMor3.pri, whole genome shotgun sequence genomic window carries:
- the LOC136959470 gene encoding nucleoprotein TPR-like isoform X1, whose product MAAVLLRVLERPELNKIPKAAQNKLEKFLTDVQNENDSLKIQHERFKADCEQQYFDVEKRLSESLEQIVAHTRDVQTLKEQNRILSEELSSLKGVDVEPVEEKPAVQTKARYEIEAERRELARLLEKKSQEVENLSEDVKRLNDKLQETNSAKVELQLRLDEIQSAEVSIQHREKRVEQEKELLQTQSSWLSSELQNKTDQLLAISRETGGQLLELRCSLETSQKQVTRLKGEVSSLQQSSEAHQKRAEDLLTKLKECKDQQSVMEEKFNNELNSHIKLSNLYKTAASDSEKKNEELGRAVEELSTLLKQSGDANKVLEKKLSEVEELKERREAELQEEIRKMEMEVENANIRASDKSRNVPTLTEEELDSMCPTAAAVAKIVKPGMKFMELYNAFVAAQDQLQQEQQESRRVSRVLDDIVLEVESKAPVLRRQREEYENMRISMSALCTKLEQARGEIHQLQKEREEARQRCSTLEREHQRTRGQLEDTCQQVRVLLVELEESRGNQVVRDDGSSAAITSSSEVISPRRSGVISPRLLEFRSVEELQQQNQSILGRLRELEEQRDGELTLATSKRVEELQSSLQQAQEEVQRLQEQSSQHKQLADSSTRQRDMYSILLSQTTGLSLPQLGPAAAEALPSTGPALGRPAGPAPATRSTPVRAAAAESAQTTQAKAALKQLNDAFTTYKKEKAENDRMLSEANDRLQLQLSQLRSQKAKLSSQLEFNSKRYEMLQETVSAYRRQMAALQEQSHKMAATEQSHEQIIHTLTQDLRAANEKLALAEVRVESLQKEKTLLKQAEGRLVQEKEAMLAEQRNQNLLLTNLKSIQLTMERADAESCHRLHSQIQRLETELSLLKTKLDQELEQRHALGRSHDAQLMEAKKQLETQNALHQKTKDLLKTTEQQVSALKLQLSQSEASAQTPAPGQGRGAGRAPVRAPGPAAQAPAGLQTVAQVQTKVRQLEREVEEVRGRLRQEEEQSGELKERLQNASTNVEQYRSLVLSLEENLNTEKQARIPVETRLKEAQEVTRQLERKLLEAEKEKQEVEEEKRKAVGNVEKEVSELTQRVKSMQADLQGALERASAAVTQEQKATQDSVQQARLASEAQSKYERELMLHASDVEALQAAKRQSQQGAAERRLLEDRAQKASAQLQEGRNAWTLQEKKIKEDLSNQERRVQELQKQNSLLHQQLEELGAKMAAAVKQSQAQHGASHAGLALSPSEEGKSLQQVLDILRFVRRQQEIAEARVEVAEGEALRFKQQLEMQHTDTKELQDSLNTERLKMQATAKTLAQQDEKMRRMESVNVLADTNKMLKQERERLEQELQQTQAKVRKLEADISPIQKSNSDLSEKNRMLLAEKKLLDDDLKHWKTRSQQLLSQQKDSDQEENRKLSSEREAQLKRIQQLSEETARLKAELARSAAAVTSGQGQAQALRESAAKLTSERDALKKDLQARTNDILEKNKTITQVKKIGRRYKTQYDELKVLHDKMLEEKAARPAPSKDSQEEEKKEKEAQLELSRAKEEARAAKEEAQQKAEQLQQAQKEAQQSKEQLQGAQKEAQQKGDQLQSVQKEVQQKSEHLLQAQKDAQQSKEQLQGAQKEAQQKGELALQAQKEAQQSKEQLQALQKENKATRDQLQQIKDQVQQNKEQHQQSQVSSAQEVSGLNASLSHSQAKIADLEGQLDSLQKSITEREAEVRQLQERLNQANQASQANQQANQQANPASQPPQASEEVLEELSRLRQEVRERSSQQEELRQQLADKEDKTKKVFIGAKQKINQLNSANEQLVKEKEDLKGVKEELEVRMNALKSQYEGRLQRQERDLRELREHAHTHPHTHPHVLGEQREEPQEQVQDQQRALEPRHVSLKTPASDRGSSCSSDPPTANIRPTSVGGGAQAKPAPSPGNKPTPRASIRPMVTPATISMPTPTATVMPTTQAESQEVFSSASSSVRSTSPSVQTSQQPISSLAQSQATAFVQPTQQQTNQEAAAGSEAGPSSQVERPSTSSAVISPGGGGAGPKRTREVGPESSDTPPDDPDQPPSTKKIRIIQRMGLEDDIEEGSDGEMEDPADQSSPDHSQELPEEGFPVLAEEEEDEEGGVSQSVPCDHVTHQEEAEEPQHDVIVIDTDSESREEEEEEDAERYEEEDGEEVDGGEQEEGEMGAEESTQGSGETYGGEEEEEEAGPDMSEDNEESLGASDSVHRQADAHSGDGSSSTSGSVPPVDPPRLSQLHPPTPSPSLEPRLPPRLPQSPRRPPLPPRLYIQPPELGPPHTQRQQAASRRQSVGRGPQLTPGIGSMQHFFDDDDRMVPSTPTLVVPHRTDGFAEAIHSPQVAGVPRFRFGPPDDIMQQASSSHSDLGQLASQGGLGMYESPLFLAAHDEEAGGRSVPTTPLQVAAPVTMFTESHPSDTSDMASQSVPMVTTSTGGLAVPGDDGDEVFMEGESEGTSGEASLESQGDLDSAAQPDDASQPSTSQEPDTSSGSQPRSSGRPLTQLPPRQGARGGRTLIRRGVGFARAGRGPFGRGNLR is encoded by the exons ATGGCGGCCGTCCTGCTTCGGGTTTTGGAACGGCCAGAGTTGAATAAAATCCCGAAGGCGGCTCAGAACAAGCTAGAGAAGTTCCTTACCGACGTGCAGAATGAAAACGACTCGCTCAAGATCCAGCATGAGCGGTTCAAGGCGGACTGTG AGCAACAGTACTTCGACGTTGAGAAGCGGTTGTCGGAGAGTCTGGAGCAGATTGTGGCTCACACGCGGGACGTCCAGACCCTGAAGGAGCAGAACCGAATACTCA gtGAGGAGCTAAGTAGTTTGAAAGGTGTTGATGTGGAACCAGTCGAGGAGAAACCAGCGGTGCAG acgaAGGCCAGGTATGAGatcgaggcagagaggagggagttggCTCGTCTGCTGGAGAAGAAGAGTCAGGAGGTGGAGAACCTTTCTG aGGATGTGAAGCGTCTGAATGACAAGCTGCAGGAGACCAACTCAGCCAAGGTGGAGCTTCAGCTCAGACTGGATGAGATCCAGTCCGCTGAGGTCTCCATCCAG caccgTGAGAAGCgtgtggagcaggagaaggagcttCTGCAGACTCAGAGCTCCTGGCTGAGCTCCGAGCTGCAGAACAAGACCGACCAGCTGCTGGCCATCTCCAGGGAGACCGGCGGACAGTTGCTGGAGCTACGCTGCAGCCTGGAGACCAGCCAGAAGCAG GTGACCAGGCTGAAGGGGGAGGTGTCGAGCCTGCAGCAGAGCAGTGAGGCCCATCAGAAGAGAGCTGAAGACCTGCTCACCAAACTCAAGGAG tgtAAGGATCAGCAGAGTGTGATGGAGGAGAAGTTTAATAATGAGCTCAACTCCCACATCAAGCTCTCCAACCTCTACAAG ACTGCAGCGTCAGACTCGGAGAAGAAGAACGAAGAGCTGGGCAGAGCTGTGGAGGAGCTGAGCACACTGCTGAAGCAGTCAGGAGACG CCAATAAGGTGCTGGAGAAGAAGCTgtcggaggtggaggagctgaaggagaggagggaggcggagctTCAGGAGGAGATCAggaagatggagatggaggtggagaacgCCAACATCAGAGCTTCAGACAAGAGCAGGA atgtcccAACCCTGACTGAGGAGGAGCTAGACTCCATGTGTCCTACAGCTGCAGCCGTAGCCAAGATCGTCAAACCTGGCATGAAGTTCATGGAG ttgtATAATGCGTTTGTGGCGGCGCAGgaccagctgcagcaggagcagcaggagagcaGGCGTGTGAGCCGCGTGCTGGATGACATCGTGCTGGAGGTGGAGTCTAAAGCGCCCGTGCTGCGACGCCAACGGGAGGAGTACGAGAACATGAGGATCTCCATGAGCGCGCTCTGCACCAAGCTGGAGCAGGcccgaggg gagatccaccagctgcagaaggagagggaggaggctagGCAGCGTTGCtccaccctggagagagagcaccAGAGGACCCGGGGGCAGCTGGAGGACACCTGTCAGCAG gtACGTGTTCTCCTTGTGGAGCTGGAGGAATCCCGCGGCAACCAGGTCGTCAGAGACGACGGCAGCTCAGCAGCCATCACCAGCAGCTCTGAGGTCATCAGCCCGCGCCGATCCGGAGTCATCAGCCCGCGCCTGCTGGAGTTCCGCAgcgtggaggagctgcagcagcagaaccagagcATTCTGGGAAGGctgagggagctggaggagcagagagacggagagctgACCCTCGCCACCTCCAAACG tgtggaggagctgcagagTTCCCTCCAGCAGGCCCAGGAGGAGGTACAGCGTCTGCAGGAGCAGAGCAGCCAGCACAAGCAGCTGGCCGACTCCTCCACCCGCCAGAGGGACATGTACAGCATCCTTCTGTCCCAGACCACTGGCCTCAGCCTGCCCCAGCTAGGCCCCGCCGCTGCAGAGGCCCTGCCCTCTACTGGCCCCGCCCTGGGCCGCCCCgctggccccgcccccgccACTCGCTCCACCCCCGTCAGAGCAGCCGCTGCCGAGTCAGCGCAGACCACACAGGCTAAAGCTGCCCTGAAGCag ctGAACGATGCGTTCACCACCTACAAGAAGGAGAAGGCTGAGAACGACCGCATGCTGAGCGAGGCCAACGACCGGCTCCAGCTGCAGCTGTCTCAGCTGCGCTCCCAGAAGGCCAagctctcctcccagctggagTTCAACTCAAAAAG gtatgAGATGCTGCAGGAGACCGTGAGCGCCTACCGCAGGCAGATGGCTGCGCTGCAGGAGCAGAGCCACAAGATGGCTGCCACAGAGCAGAGCCACGAGCAGatcatacacaccctcacacaggacCTCCGTGCTGCCAACGAGAAGCTGGCACTggctgag gtGCGTGTGGAGAGCCTGCAGAAGGAGAAGACCCTGCTGAAACAGGCGGAGGGGCGTCTGGTCCAGGAGAAGGAGGCCATGCTGGCAGAGCAGCGCAACCAGAACCTGCTGCTCACCAACCTCAAGTCCATacag ctGACCATGGAGCGTGCAGACGCAGAGTCTTGCCACCGGCTGCACAGCCAGATCCAGCGCCTGGAGACCGAGCTCAGCCTGCTGAAGACCAAGCTGGAccaggagctggagcagagacACGCTCTGGGGCGGAGTCATgat GCCCAGCTCATGGAGGCTAAGAAGCAGTTGGAGACCCAGAATGCACTGCACCAGAAGACCAAGGACCTGCTGAAGACCACAGAACAGCAGGTCTCTGCCCTCAAGCTGcagctcagccaatcagaggcctcCGCCCAGACCCCCGCCCCgggacagggcaggggggctggcagAGCGCCCGTCAGAG ctccagGTCCAGCTGCCCAGGCCCCAGCAGGACTGCAGACTGTGGCCCAGGTCCAGACTAAG GTGCGGCAGCTGGagcgggaggtggaggaggtgcgtGGGCGCctgcggcaggaggaggagcagagcggGGAGCTGAAGGAACGTCTCCAGAACGCCTCCACCAACGTGGAGCAGTACCGCAGCCTGGTGCTCTCCCTGGAGGAGAACCTCAACACGGAGAAGCAG GCTCGTATCCCAGTCGAGACTCGTCTGAAGgaggcacaggaagtgacacgccaGCTGGAGAGGAAGCTCCTGGAGgcggagaaagagaaacaggaagtggaggaggagaagaggaaggctgTGGGGAACGTGGAGAAAGAG GTGTCAGAGCTGACGCAGAGGGTGAAGAGCATGCAGGCTgacctgcagggggcgctggAGAGGGCGTCTGCTGCCGTCACCCAGGAACAGAAGGCCACTCAGGACAGCGTGCAGCAG gcgcGCCTGGCGTCCGAGGCCCAGAGTAAGTACGAGCGGGAGCTGATGCTGCACGCGTCTGACGTGGAGGCGCTGCAGGCGGCCAAGCGGCAGAGCCAGCAGGGGGCGGCAGAGCGGCGCCTGCTGGAGGACAGAGCCCAGAAGGCCTCAGCTCAGCTGCAGGAGGGACGCAACGCCTGGACGCTGCAGGAGAAGAAGAtcaag gaggatctgtccaatcaggagcgGCGAGTGCAGGAGCTGCAGAAGCAGAACAGCCTCCTGcaccagcagctggaggagctgggagccaagatggccgccgccgTCAAACAGTCGCAGGCCCAGCATGGAGCCAGCCACGCCGGCCTTGCTCTGTCGCCCTCTGAGGAGGGGAAGAGCTTGCAGCAGGTGCTGGACATCCTCAG gtttgtGCGCAGGCAGCAGGAGATTGCGGAGGCGAGGGTGGAGGTGGCGGAGGGGGAGGCCTTGCGCTTCAAGCAGCAGCTGGAGATgcagcacacagacaccaagGAGCTGCAGGACAGCCTCAACACTGAGAGACTCAAGATGcag gccacAGCGAAGACCCTGGCCCAGCAGGatgagaagatgaggaggatggagagcgtCAATGTCCTGGCCGACACCAACAAGATGCTGAAgcaggagcgagagagactggagcaggAGCTGCAGCAGACACAGGCCAAG gtGCGTAAGCTGGAGGCTGACATCAGTCCCATCCAGAAGTCCAACTCTGACCTGAGTGAGAAGAACAGAATGCTGCTGGCCGAGAAGAAGCTCCTGGACGACGACCTCAAACACTGGAAGACCcgctcacag CAACTGCTGAGCCAGCAGAAGGACAGTGACCAGgaagaaaacaggaagttgagcTCGGAGCGAGAGGCCCAGCTGAAGCGCATCCAGCAGCTCTCTGAAGAGACGGCCCGCCTCAAGGCAGAGCTCGCCAG GTCTGCTGCTGCGGTGACCTCGGGCCagggccaggcccaggccctgAGGGAGAGCGCGGCCAAGCTGACCTCGGAGAGAGACGCGCTGAAGAAAGACCTGCAGGCCAGGACCAACGACATCCTGGAGAAGAACAAGACCATCACACAGGTCAAGAAGATCGGCCGGAGATACAAGACCCAGTATGATGAGCTCAAGGTCCTACacgataag ATGCTGGAGGAGAAGGCCGCCCGGCCAGCCCCGAGCAAGGactcccaggaggaggagaagaaggagaaggaggcgcAGCTGGAGCTGAGCAGGGCCAAGGAGGAGGCGCGAGCAGCCAAAGAGGAGGCGCAGCAGAAAGCAGAGCAGCTCCAGCAAGCACAGAAGGAGGCGCAGCAGAGCAAGGAGCAGCTGCAGGGTGCCCAGAAGGAGGCGCAGCAGAAAGGGGACCAGCTCCAGAGTGTCCAGAAGGAGGTGCAGCAGAAATCCGAACATCTCCTGCAGGCCCAAAAGGATGCGCAGCAGAGCAAGGAGCAGCTGCAGGGTGCCCAGAAGGAGGCGCAGCAGAAAGGGGAGCTGGCTCTGCAGGCCCAGAAGGAGGCGCAGCAAAGCAAGGAGCAGTTGCAAGCCCTGCAGAAGGAGAACAAGGCCACCAGAGACCAGCTGCAGCAGATCAAG GACCAGGTCCAGCAAAACAAGGAGCAGCACCAGCAGAGCCAGGTCTCCTCAGCCCAGGAAGTCTCCGGCCTAAATGCCTCTCTCAGCCATTCACAGGCCAAGATCGCTGATCTTGAGGGACAGCTGGACAGTCTGCAGAAG TCCATCACCGAGAGAGAAGCTGAGGTCCGTCAGCTACAGGAACGACTGAACCAGGCTAACCAGGCTAGCCAAGCTAACCAGCAGGCTAACCAGCAAGCTAACCCGGCTAGCCAGCCCCCCCAAGCCAgtgaggaggtgctggaggagctgtctcggctgaggcaggaggtgagggagaggagcagccaGCAGGAGGAACTGAGGCAGCAGCTAGCTGACAAGGAGGACAAGACCAAGAAGGTGTTCATCGGAGCCAAGCAGAAGATCAACCAGCTCAACa gtgccaACGAGCAGctggtgaaggagaaggaggatctGAAGGGTgtgaaggaggagctggaggtcaGGATGAACGCTCTCAAGTCGCAGTACGAGGGACGCCTGCAGAGACAGGAACGAGACCTCAGAGAGCTGcgagaacacgcacacacacaccctcacacacaccctcacgtgctgggagagcagagggaggagcctcaggaacag GTACAGGACCAGCAGAGAGCCCTGGAGCCAAGGCATGTCTCTCTGAAGACCCCAGCTAGCGACAGGGGAAG ctcctgTTCATCAGACCCGCCCACAGCCAACATCAGACCCACCTCCGTAGGGGGCGGAGCCCAGGCTAagcccgccccctcccctggcAACAAGCCCACCCCCCGGGCCAGCATCCGGCCCATGGTCACTCCGGCAACCATCTCTATGCCGACCCCCACTGCCACGGTGATGCCGACCACGCAGGCTGAGAGTCAGGAGG tgttcagcAGTGCCAGCAGCTCTGTGCGTTCCACCAGTCCCAGTGTCCAGACCTCACAACAGCCAATCAGCTCGCTCGCTCAGAGCCAGGCCACGGCATTCGTCCAGCCCACCCAACAACAGACCAATCAGGAGGCAGCTGCTGGAAGTGAGGCGGGGCCTAGCAGCCAGGTGGAAAGGCCGTCGACATCATCCGCTGTGATTagtccaggaggaggaggggcggggcctaAGCGTACCAGGGAGGTGGGGCCTGAGAGCTCAGACACACCCCCAGATGATCCTGACCAACCACCATCCACCAAGAAAATACGTATCATACAGAGAATGGGcctggag gacgACATTGAGGAGGGgtcagatggagagatggaggacccCGCAGACCAGAGCTCTCCAGACCACAGCCAG gagcTGCCTGAGGAGGGCTTCCCAGTGCtggctgaggaagaggaagatgaagaggggggcgttTCCCAGTCTGTCCCCTGTGACCATGTGACCCACCAGGAAGAGGCGGAGGAACCACAGCATGATGTCATCGTCATCGACACAGACAGCGAGAgtcgtgaggaggaggaggaggaggacgcagagagg tatgaggaggaggatggagaggaggtggatggaggagagcaggaggagggagagatgggagcagaggagagcactCAGGGGAGTGGAGAAACgtacggaggagaggaggaggaggaggaggcggggccagACATGTCTGAGGACAACGAGGAGAGCCTGGGAGCCTCTGACTCCGTCCACAGACAGGCCGACGCCCACAGCG gggatGGCAGCAGCAGCACATCTGGGTCCGTCCCACCAGTTGACCCTCCCAGACTCTCTCAGctgcacccccccactccctccccctccctggagcCCCGCCtaccccctcgcctcccccagtccccccgccggccacccctgcccccccgcctCTACATCCAGCCCCCTGAGCTGGGGCCCCCAcacactcag aGGCAGCAGGCGGCGTCTCGACGCCAGTCAGTGGGACGAGGTCCCCAGCTCACTCCTGGGATAGGCAGCATG caacACTTctttgatgatgatgacaggatggttcccagcacccccaccctggTGGTGCCACATCGCACAGACGGCTTTGCTGAGGCCAtaca ttccccGCAGGTAGCAGGGGTCCCCAGGTTCAGGTTTGGGCCTCCTGATGACATCATGCAGCAGGCTAGCTCCTCCCACTCTGACCTGGGACAGCTGGCCTCCCAAGGAG gtctgggCATGTACGAGAGTCCTCTCTTCCTGGCAGCTCATGACGAGGAGGCAGGTGGGCGCAGCGTCCCgaccacgcccctccaggtgGCTGCCCCAG tTACCATGTTTACAGAGTCGCACCCCTCTGACACATCCGACATGGCCTCCCAGTCCGTTCCCATGGTAACCACCTCCACCGGGGGGCTGGCGGTGCCGGGAGACGACGGAGATGAGGTcttcatggagggagagagtgaagg cACCAGTGGGGAGGCCTCCTTGGAGAGCCAGGGAGATCTGGACTCTGCTGCCCAGCCTGATGATGCCAGCCAGCCCTCCACCAGCCAGGAGCCTG ACACCAGCAGTGGGTCCCAGCCACGGTCGTCAGGGCGACCTCTGACCCAGCTCCCCCCCCGACAGGGAGCCAGGGGAGGCCGCACCCTCATacgcagag gtgtAGGGTTTGCCAGAGCAGGAAGAGGCCCCTTCGGACGAGGGAACCTCCGCTAG